In Saccharomyces cerevisiae S288C chromosome XV, complete sequence, the following proteins share a genomic window:
- the TPT1 gene encoding tRNA 2'-phosphotransferase (tRNA 2'-phosphotransferase; catalyzes the final step in tRNA splicing, transferring the 2'-PO(4) from the splice junction to NAD(+), forming ADP-ribose 1''-2''cyclic phosphate and nicotinamide; ADP-ribosyltransferase that ADP-ribosylates 5'-phosphorylated ssDNA and ssRNAs; human and mouse orthologs complement the inviability of the yeast null mutant): MRQVLQKDKRDVQLSKALSYLLRHTAVKEKLTIDSNGYTPLKELLSHNRLKTHKCTVDDIHRIVKENDKQRFHIKTLGADEEWICATQGHSIKSIQPSDEVLVPITEASQLPQELIHGTNLQSVIKIIESGAISPMSRNHVHLSPGMLHAKGVISGMRSSSNVYIFIDCHSPLFFQTLKMFRSLNNVYLSSSIPVELIQKVVVKGNLKDEEKLDTLRRILHERNIPLEKI, encoded by the coding sequence ATGCGCCAGGTACtacaaaaagataaaaggGATGTACAGCTTTCCAAAGCTTTATCATATCTGCTTCGACATACAGCggtgaaagaaaagttgaCTATTGACTCAAACGGTTATACACCGCTGAAAGAACTATTGTCTCATAATAGATTGAAAACTCATAAATGTACGGTGGATGATATCCATCGCATTGTTAAGGAAAATGACAAACAACGCTTTCATATAAAAACGTTAGGAGCGGACGAAGAATGGATCTGTGCTACTCAGGGACATTCAATCAAATCGATTCAGCCATCAGATGAGGTTCTCGTACCAATTACTGAAGCGTCGCAGTTACCACAGGAACTAATTCATGGAACAAATCTTCAATCTGTCATAAAGATTATTGAATCCGGAGCAATATCACCAATGAGTAGAAATCATGTCCATTTATCGCCGGGGATGTTGCACGCGAAGGGAGTTATTAGTGGAATGCGTTCTTCAAGTAACGTCTATATTTTCATCGACTGCCATTCTCCATTATTCTTTCaaactttgaaaatgtTCAGGTCGCTCAATAATGTTTACTTAAGCAGCAGTATTCCCGTTGAATTGATCCAAAAAGTTGTAGTTAAAGGAAACTTGAAAGATGAGGAGAAGTTAGATACTTTAAGAAGAATTTTACACGAAAGAAACATACCGCTCGAAAAGATATAA
- the IZH4 gene encoding Izh4p (Membrane protein involved in zinc ion homeostasis; member of the four-protein IZH family; expression induced by fatty acids and altered zinc levels; deletion reduces sensitivity to excess zinc; possible role in sterol metabolism; protein increases in abundance and relocalizes from nucleus to ER upon DNA replication stress; IZH4 has a paralog, IZH1, that arose from the whole genome duplication), with translation MVSLTTIEQSPVKCETTTEKESNDTRGTDSNENAETKETKKGFPFHDLAKLQKQYKNKSSRNESLVALIYLLGSMLSFCLLIFFTDFYLIPLFPTTTTMTDYIVFNFYLLNVFVFCMVHFIYHFVKNISLQQHLEHWQKFSYLSNINLLISSQITILYYLFYDYVFFFKIFTLLMNFIGLVAYFFILTDKLISSKRFNKTVFFISVSVVCCSLPLLTAIITFDGLENLKERIKVNAITWELVALVAASIIYVTRFPESLFRRNKKEEGWNHSEYLFHLLISGTAFYHFFILIQSYILMHSSLNQPELINFKS, from the coding sequence ATGGTTTCATTGACTACAATAGAGCAAAGCCCAGTCAAATGCGAGACAACCACTGAGAAAGAGAGCAATGATACTAGGGGGACAGATTCGAACGAGAATGCAGagacaaaagaaacaaagaaggGTTTTCCATTCCATGACTTGGCAAAATTGCAGAAACagtacaaaaataaatccAGTAGGAACGAGTCACTAGTAGCACTAATATATCTCTTGGGTTCGATGCTGTCATTTTGTCTCCTAATATTTTTCACGGACTTTTATTTGATACCTTTGTTCCCCACCACCACTACAATGACAGACTACATTGtattcaatttttatttattgaaCGTTTTTGTATTTTGTATGGTGCATTTCATTTATCACTTCgtcaaaaatatttctctACAACAACATCTCGAACATTGGCAGAAGTTTTCGTATTTATCGAATATCAACTTATTGATATCATCACAAATCACAATTCTTTATTATCTATTCTATGATTACgtgtttttcttcaaaatttttacccTTTTAATGAACTTCATAGGATTAGTGGCATACTTTTTTATATTGACGGACAAACTCATTTCCTCGAAAAGATTCAATAAAAcagttttcttcatttcGGTATCAGTAGTGTGTTGTTCCTTGCCACTATTAACCGCAATAATCACCTTTGATGGTTTAGAAAACCTGAAAGAGAGGATAAAAGTGAACGCAATTACGTGGGAACTTGTGGCTTTGGTAGCGGCATCTATAATTTACGTTACCAGGTTCCCTGAATCATTGTTCAGAcgaaataaaaaggaagaaggtTGGAATCATTCCGAGTACCTTTTCCATCTCTTGATTTCTGGTACGGCtttttaccattttttcattttgattCAATCTTATATTTTGATGCATTCAAGTTTGAATCAGCCCGAATTAATTAATTTCAAGTCTTAG
- the PKH2 gene encoding serine/threonine protein kinase PKH2 (Serine/threonine protein kinase; involved in sphingolipid-mediated signaling pathway that controls endocytosis; activates Ypk1p and Ykr2p, components of signaling cascade required for maintenance of cell wall integrity; contains a PH-like domain; redundant with Pkh1p; PKH2 has a paralog, PKH1, that arose from the whole genome duplication) — protein sequence MYFDKDNSMSPRPLLPSDEQKLNINLLTKKEKFSHLDPHYDAKATPQRSTSNRNVGDLLLEKRTAKPMIQKALTNTDNFIEMYHNQQRKNLDDDTIKEVMINDENGKTVASTNDGRYDNDYDNNDINDQKTLDNIAGSPHMEKNRNKVKIEHDSSSQKPIAKESSKAQKNIIKKGIKDFKFGSVIGDGAYSTVMLATSIDTKKRYAAKVLNKEYLIRQKKVKYVSIEKTALQKLNNSPSVVRLFSTFQDESSLYFLLEYAPNGDFLSLMKKYGSLDETCARYYAAQIIDAIDYLHSNGIIHRDIKPENILLDGEMKIKLTDFGTAKLLNPTNNSVSKPEYDLSTRSKSFVGTAEYVSPELLNDSFTDYRCDIWAFGCILFQMIAGKPPFKATNEYLTFQKVMKVQYAFTPGFPLIIRDLVKKILVKNLDRRLTISQIKEHHFFKDLNFKDGSVWSKTPPEIKPYKINAKSMQAMPSGSDRKLVKKSVNTLGKSHLVTQRSASSPSVEETTHSTLYNNNTHASTESEISIKKRPTDERTAQILENARKGINNRKNQPGKRTPSGAASAALAASAALTKKTMQSYPTSSSKSSRSSSPATTSRPGTYKRTSSTESKPFAKSPPLSASVLSSKVPMPPYTPPMSPPMTPYDTYQMTPPYTTKQQDYSDTAIAAPKPCISKQNVKNSTDSPLMNKQDIQWSFYLKNINEHVLRTEKLDFVTTNYDILEKKMLKLNGSLLDPQLFGKPRHTFLSQVARSGGEVTGFRNDPTMTAYSKTEDTYYSKNIIDLQLLEDDYRIEGGDLSELLTNRSGEGYKCNQNSSPMKDDDKSESNNKGSSVFSGKIKKLFHPTSAAETLSSSDEKTKYYKRTIVMTSFGRFLVFAKRRQPNPVTNLKYELEYDINLRQQGTKIKELIIPLEMGTNHIVVIQTPYKSFLLSTDKKTTSKLFTVLKKILNSNTNKIEKELLQRNQKVIERRTSSSGRAIPKDLPTSKSPSPKPRTHSQSPSISKHNSFSESINSAKSNRSSRIFETFINAKEQNSKKHAAPVPLTSKLVNGLPKRQVTVGLGLNTGTNFKNSSAKSKRS from the coding sequence ATGTATTTTGATAAGGATAATTCCATGAGCCCTAGGCCGTTATTGCCAAGTGATGAGCAGAAGCTAAACATTAATCTTCTAACGAAAAAGGAGAAATTCTCGCATTTAGACCCCCATTATGACGCAAAAGCCACTCCACAAAGAAGCACTTCGAATAGAAACGTTGGCGATttacttttggaaaaaagaaccGCTAAGCCTATGATTCAAAAGGCCTTGACGAATACGgataatttcattgaaatgTACCATAATCAGCagagaaaaaatcttgatGATGACACTATTAAAGAAGTAATGattaatgatgaaaacgGAAAAACTGTCGCTAGTACCAACGACGGCAGATATGACAACGATTACGATAATAACGATATTAATGACCAAAAAACTTTGGATAATATAGCGGGAAGTCCCCACatggaaaaaaatcgaAACAAAGTAAAGATTGAACATGACTCTTCATCTCAAAAACCAATAGCTAAAGAGTCATCCAAAGcccaaaaaaatataatcaAAAAGGGAATCAAGGACTTTAAATTTGGTAGTGTAATAGGTGATGGCGCGTATTCTACTGTAATGTTAGCGACGTCGATTGATACCAAAAAGAGGTACGCCGCAAAAGTACTAAACAAAGAATATTTAATACGCCAGAAGAAAGTCAAATACGTCAGCATAGAAAAAACCGCCCTTCAAAAGCTCAATAATTCTCCTAGTGTTGTGCGATTATTTTCCACTTTTCAGGATGAATCAAGCCTATACTTTCTCTTAGAGTATGCCCCCAATGGGgactttctttctttaatgaaaaaatacggTTCATTAGACGAAACCTGCGCACGATATTATGCTGCGCAAATAATAGATGCCATAGACTACTTACATTCCAACGGTATTATTCATAGAGATATAAAACcagaaaatattcttttagaTGGAGAAATGAAGATCAAACTGACTGATTTTGGTACTGCGAAGTTACTGAATCCTACAAATAATAGCGTTTCGAAACCAGAATACGATTTATCAACAAGGTCGAAATCTTTCGTTGGAACTGCAGAATACGTATCTCCAGAACTTTTAAATGACAGTTTTACAGACTATCGTTGCGATATTTGGGCCTTCGGATGTATACTTTTCCAGATGATTGCCGGAAAACCACCATTCAAAGCTACCAATGAATACTTGACTTTCCAAAAGGTAATGAAAGTTCAGTACGCCTTTACACCAGGTTTCCCACTTATTATCAGAGATTTGGTTAAGAAAATCTTAGTAAAAAACTTAGACCGAAGATTGACGATAAGCCAAATTAAGGaacatcattttttcaaagatttgaattttaaaGACGGCTCTGTTTGGTCAAAAACGCCTCCAGAGATCAAACCATATAAAATCAACGCCAAATCCATGCAGGCAATGCCAAGCGGAAGCGATAGAAAACTGGTGAAGAAATCAGTCAACACACTTGGCAAATCGCATCTAGTGACTCAAAGGTCAGCTTCAAGTCCCTCTGTTGAGGAAACTACTCATTCAACCCTATACAATAACAATACTCACGCTTCTACTGAAAGtgaaatatcaataaaGAAGAGACCCACTGATGAAAGAACAGCGCAGATACTTGAAAATGCAAGAAAGGGTATAAACAATAGGAAAAATCAACCAGGCAAGAGAACACCAAGTGGTGCAGCTTCTGCTGCCCTAGCAGCTTCTGCTGCTTTAACCAAGAAAACCATGCAAAGCTATCCAACTTCTAGTTCGAAAAGTAGCAGGTCAAGCTCTCCTGCGACAACATCAAGACCAGGAACTTATAAGCGTACTTCTTCTACAGAAAGTAAACCATTTGCCAAATCTCCACCTTTGTCAGCATCAGTTTTATCGTCAAAAGTCCCAATGCCTCCATACACACCTCCAATGTCGCCCCCTATGACACCATATGATACATATCAAATGACACCTCCCTATACGACAAAACAGCAGGATTATTCTGATACCGCAATTGCCGCACCTAAGCCTTGTATTAGTAAGCAAAATGTTAAAAATAGCACAGATTCTCCCTTGATGAACAAGCAAGATATTCAATGGTCCTTTTACCTGAAAAACATCAACGAACATGTACTAAGGACGGAAAAACTGGATTTTGTTACCACAAATTACGATATCttagagaagaaaatgcttAAACTAAATGGTTCATTGTTAGATCCTCAACTGTTTGGTAAGCCTAGACATACTTTTTTATCCCAAGTAGCTAGGAGTGGGGGAGAGGTTACAGGTTTTCGAAATGATCCAACTATGACTGCTTATTCCAAAACAGAAGATACGTACTATTCGAAAAATATTATCGATTTGCAGCTCTTGGAAGATGATTATCGAATTGAAGGAGGTGACTTATCGGAGTTGCTTACTAACAGAAGCGGAGAAGGGTACAAATGCAATCAAAACAGCTCACCAATGAAAGACGATGATAAATCCGAATCTAACAATAAAGGAAGCTCTGTTTTTTCTGGCaagattaaaaaattatttcaCCCTACCTCAGCAGCTGAAACGCTCTCTTCCTCTGATGAAAAAACCAAGTACTATAAACGAACCATTGTAATGACATCATTTGGAAGGTTTCTAGTATTTGCCAAGAGGAGGCAGCCAAATCCAGTTACAAATTTAAAGTATGAACTAGAATATGACATAAATTTGCGTCAACAGGGtaccaaaataaaagaactAATCATTCCCTTGGAAATGGGAACTAATCATATAGTTGTGATTCAGACACCTTACAAgtcatttcttttgagCACTGATAAAAAAACCACGAGCAAATTGTTTACTgttctcaaaaaaattcttaatTCGAATACAAATAAAATAGAGAAAGAACTGTTGCAAAGAAACCAAAAGGTAAttgaaagaagaacatcATCATCCGGAAGAGCCATACCTAAAGATCTTCCAACTTCCAAGTCTCCTTCGCCAAAACCCAGGACGCATAGCCAATCTccatcaatttcaaagcaCAATTCGTTTTCTGAATCGATTAATAGCGCTAAGAGCAACAGATCAAgcagaatttttgaaaccTTTATCAATGCCAAGGaacaaaattcaaaaaaacaCGCTGCTCCAGTACCGTTAACCAGTAAATTAGTTAACGGATTGCCAAAAAGACAAGTTACCGTGGGATTAGGTCTAAACACAGgaacaaatttcaaaaactcaTCTGCAAAATCGAAGAGGTCGTAA
- the SDD3 gene encoding Sdd3p (Putative metalloprotease; overproduction suppresses lethality due to expression of the dominant PET9 allele AAC2-A128P) gives MGFKKLVSFQPDYVPQYHITKYISERTKLQLVHINHKTSPLVHGYFAVPTECLNDSGAPHTLEHLIFMGSKSYPYKGLLDTAGNLSLSNTNAWTDTDQTVYTLSSAGWKGFSKLLPAYLDHILHPTLTDEACLTEVYHIDPENLGDKGVVFSEMEAIETQGWYISGLEKQRLMFPEGSGYRSETGGLTKNLRTLTNDEIRQFHKSLYSSDNLCVIVCGNVPTDELLTVMEEWDNKLPEIPSNIPKKRPFLDNKLSHIPQSRDKVTESTVEFPELDESQGELLFSWIGVPYSDFRNDLAVDVLLDYFTDSALAVFTRELVEIDDPMANSTDCCTDYFMRTIIDLRIQGVPTEKIAATKTKVLEILKTHTIDLSRVRQVVENTKWEYLLNYEKNGESRFSSAVITDYIYGNEDGSSLVSSLKDLSDFDALLQWSQKDWQSLLNRIFVDNKPIIVTAKPSALMYEQLEKEKSDLIKQREAEFDDEKKLVLLKRLNNAKNINDRPIPKSLLQKFEIDNPSKSVEFVNTKSIATVDSYKYNNVSDPLTKKILETRPDNFPLFIHLNHFPSQFIELHFLVNSASIKDTSLLPYFNMFDELFSMPMKILDEESNVETMLSFEEVVAKLKSETIDAQINQGLKGSCPDLINFKIQCRAGGYSNSVQWIKHCLFDMVFDENRVRILLENYLNSIVEWKRNGNVMLSSLTNRNLYSARSLKKSTDPLFVEAKLQEIFAEIENGNFEKEILPRIETMRKQLRANFNKFHILVLGDISKIDDVYEPWNPLIKCLNIAHPVEKLKIPPVPRALDTISSICRTPGEKAFIITTPASESAYMNLITSIPFNLDYHDPEYAIVSLASEYLECVEGPFWKGIRGAGLAYGASMLKLCEINSWGFNIYRGADIIKCYEVGKQIVQDYASGALEFDEQLIQGAISSIINRLATIECGYFETALSKYVDEFCLQRGNNFNELYLERLQNVTKTDLKNAMQKYFVNMFDSNKSVAFVSCHPAKLESVQEFFETQGFTVEIEELEDDDDEIDSEEDENA, from the coding sequence ATGGGGTTCAAGAAGCTCGTATCATTCCAACCGGATTATGTCCCACAATACCATATAACTAAATATATCTCGGAACGAACTAAACTGCAACTGGTACATATAAACCACAAAACCTCCCCATTGGTTCACGGTTACTTTGCTGTTCCTACAGAATGTCTTAATGATTCAGGTGCTCCGCATACCTTGGAGCATTTGATCTTCATGGGTTCTAAATCTTACCCATACAAAGGTTTATTAGACACAGCTGGTAATCTGTCTTTGTCTAACACCAATGCTTGGACTGATACCGACCAAACTGTTTATACATTAAGCAGTGCTGGCTGGAAGGGATTCTCAAAGTTGCTACCTGCTTATCTAGATCACATCCTACATCCAACTTTAACAGACGAGGCTTGTTTAACTGAGGTTTATCACATCGACCCGGAAAATTTGGGTGATAAAGGTGTGGTATTTAGTGAAATGGAAGCCATTGAAACTCAGGGCTGGTACATTTCAGGGTTAGAAAAGCAGCGATTAATGTTTCCTGAAGGAAGTGGCTATCGGTCAGAAACTGGTGGGCTAACGAAAAATTTAAGAACCTTAACCAACGACGAAATCAGACAATTTCACAAATCTCTGTATTCTTCTGATAATCTTTGTGTCATTGTTTGTGGTAACGTACCAACAGATGAACTGTTAACCGTCATGGAAGAATGGGATAACAAATTGCCGGAGATTCCATCGAATAtaccaaagaaaagaccATTTTTGGACAACAAGCTTTCGCACATACCGCAATCTAGAGATAAAGTTACGGAATCTACTGTAGAATTTCCTGAACTTGATGAAAGTCAGGGTGAATTACTCTTTTCTTGGATTGGTGTTCCCTACTCAGATTTTCGTAATGACCTAGCGGTTGATGTGCTATTAGATTACTTTACTGACTCTGCATTGGCAGTGTTTACAAGAGAACTGGTTGAAATTGACGATCCCATGGCAAATTCCACTGATTGTTGCACTGATTATTTCATGAGAACCATAATTGATCTTCGTATCCAAGGTGTCCCAACAGAAAAAATAGCAGCAACAAAGACCAAGGTACTGgagattttgaaaaccCATACCATTGATTTATCAAGAGTTAGACAGGTAGTTGAAAATACTAAATGGGAATATTTGCTGAactatgaaaaaaatggcgaGAGTCGTTTTTCTAGTGCTGTGATTACCGACTATATTTATGGTAATGAAGATGGTTCTTCATTAGTGTCTTCTCTCAAGGATTTAAGTGATTTTGATGCTTTATTACAATGGTCCCAAAAGGACTGGCAATCTTTGCTGAACAGAATATTCGTAGACAACAAACCTATCATAGTTACCGCTAAACCAAGCGCTTTGATGTATGAACAActagagaaagaaaaatcgGATTTGATCAAACAAAGAGAAGctgaatttgatgatgaaaagaaactggttttattgaaaagattgaacaatgcaaaaaatattaatgaTAGGCCAATTCCGAAATCTCTACTACAGAAATTTGAGATTGATAATCCTTCAAAGAGTGTTGAATTTGTCAACACGAAAAGCATTGCAACTGTCGATTCGTATAAATACAATAATGTTAGTGATCCGCTgaccaaaaaaattttagaaacGAGGCCAGACaattttcctcttttcaTTCACTTAAATCATTTCCCGTCTCAATTTATAGAGCTGCATTTTTTGGTCAACTCCGCATCTATTAAGGATACCTCGCTTTTACCATATTTTAATATGTTTGACGAGCTATTTTCCATGCCAATGAAAATCCTTGATGAGGAGAGTAATGTAGAAACTATGCTCTCGTTTGAGGAAGTTGTCGCCAAGTTAAAATCAGAAACTATTGACGCACAGATCAACCAAGGTTTGAAGGGTTCTTGTCCTGACCttattaattttaaaattcaATGTAGAGCTGGGGGTTACTCTAACTCTGTTCAATGGATCAAGCACTGCCTATTTGACATGgtttttgatgaaaatcGTGTTCGTATTCTGCTGGAGAATTATTTGAATTCTATTGTAgaatggaaaagaaatggtaATGTTATGTTAAGTTCTTTAACTAACAGAAATCTCTATTCGGCAAGATCGCTGAAAAAATCCACCGATCCATTATTTGTTGAAGCAAAATTACAAGAGATTTTTGCAGAAATTGAGAATGGCAACTttgagaaagaaattttgcCAAGAATAGAAACAATGAGAAAGCAACTGAGAGCAAATTTCAACAAGTTTCATATTTTGGTTCTTGGTGACATCTCAAAGATCGATGACGTTTATGAACCATGGAATCCCTTAATTAAGTGCTTGAACATTGCACATCCAGTTGAGAAGTTAAAAATTCCACCAGTTCCAAGAGCCCTAGATACCATTTCATCGATTTGCAGAACACCTGGTGAAAAGGCCTTTATAATAACTACTCCCGCCTCAGAATCTGCTTATATGAATCTAATAACGTCTATCCCATTTAACTTGGACTACCATGATCCCGAATACGCTATTGTCTCATTGGCTTCCGAATATCTAGAATGTGTTGAAGGTCCATTTTGGAAGGGAATCCGTGGTGCCGGATTGGCCTATGGTGCCAGCATGTTAAAATTATGTGAGATAAATTCTTGGGGATTCAATATTTACCGCGGCGCTGATATTATTAAATGTTATGAAGTTGGAAAACAGATTGTTCAAGATTATGCATCAGGTGCCTTGGAATTTGATGAGCAGTTAATCCAAGGTGCCATCAGTAGTATTATTAACAGGCTGGCTACTATCGAATGCGGATACTTTGAAACAGCCCTGTCCAAATATGTTGATGAATTCTGTTTGCAAAGGGGGAACAACTTCAATGAATTGTATTTGGAAAGGTTGCAGAATGTTACCAAAACAGATCTGAAAAATGCCATGCAGAAATATTTTGTCAACATGTTTGATTCCAATAAAAGCGTTGCCTTTGTGAGCTGTCATCCAGCTAAATTGGAATCAGTTCAAGAATTCTTTGAAACTCAAGGTTTCACTGTCGAAATAGAAGAGctagaagatgacgatgacgaaATTGATagtgaagaagacgaaaatGCGTGA
- a CDS encoding uncharacterized protein (hypothetical protein; identified by expression profiling and mass spectrometry), whose amino-acid sequence MQSMICSSEHENLTCKYWPVSFLASWCENGSGTLMQKDGSLLYAVKNFSHIFEKKIFHTNL is encoded by the coding sequence ATGCAGTCCATGATCTGCTCATCTGAGCACGAAAACCTAACCTGCAAGTACTGGCCTGTTAGCTTCCTCGCTTCTTGGTGTGAGAATGGGTCTGGCACACTGATGCAGAAAGATGGTAGTCTTTTATATGCcgtgaaaaatttttcccatatatttgaaaaaaaaatttttcataccAATCTATAG
- the WRS1 gene encoding tryptophan--tRNA ligase WRS1 (Cytoplasmic tryptophanyl-tRNA synthetase; aminoacylates tryptophanyl-tRNA; human homolog WARS can complement yeast null mutant), which yields MSNDETVEKVTQQVSELKSTDVKEQVVTPWDVEGGVDEQGRAQNIDYDKLIKQFGTKPVNEETLKRFKQVTGREPHHFLRKGLFFSERDFTKILDLYEQGKPFFLYTGRGPSSDSMHLGHMIPFVFTKWLQEVFDVPLVIELTDDEKFLFKHKLTINDVKNFARENAKDIIAVGFDPKNTFIFSDLQYMGGAFYETVVRVSRQITGSTAKAVFGFNDSDCIGKFHFASIQIATAFPSSFPNVLGLPDKTPCLIPCAIDQDPYFRVCRDVADKLKYSKPALLHSRFFPALQGSTTKMSASDDTTAIFMTDTPKQIQKKINKYAFSGGQVSADLHRELGGNPDVDVAYQYLSFFKDDDVFLKECYDKYKSGELLSGEMKKLCIETLQEFVKAFQERRAQVDEETLDKFMVPHKLVWGEKERLVAPKPKTKQEKK from the coding sequence ATGAGCAACGACGAAACTGTAGAGAAAGTCACCCAACAAGTGTCGGAACTAAAAAGCACAGATGTTAAAGAGCAAGTAGTTACACCTTGGGATGTGGAAGGTGGGGTTGATGAACAAGGTAGAGCCCAAAATATTGATTACGACAAATTGATCAAACAATTCGGTACTAAGCCGGTCAACGAAGAAACCCTGAAGAGATTCAAGCAAGTGACGGGTCGTGAACCACATCATTTTTTGCGTAAGGGATTGTTTTTCAGTGAGCGTGACTTCACTAAAATATTAGACCTTTACGAACAAGGCAAACCATTTTTCCTATACACTGGTAGAGGTCCTTCGAGCGATTCTATGCACTTGGGTCATATGATCCCTTTTGTCTTCACCAAATGGTTACAGGAAGTGTTTGACGTACCATTAGTCATAGAGTTGACAGATGacgaaaaatttttattcaaaCACAAGTTGACCATCAATGACGTTAAGAATTTTGCCCGTGAAAATGCCAAGGATATCATTGCTGTTGGCTTTGATCCAAAGAACACCTTTATCTTTTCTGATTTGCAATACATGGGTGGTGCATTTTACGAAACTGTAGTAAGAGTTTCCAGACAAATTACAGGATCCACTGCAAAGGCTGTTTTCGGGTTTAATGACTCCGACTGTATTGGTAAGTTCCATTTTGCCTCCATTCAAATTGCTACCGCATTCCCAAGCTCATTTCCTAATGTGTTAGGCTTGCCTGATAAGACACCATGTTTGATTCCATGTGCAATTGACCAAGATCCATATTTCAGAGTTTGTAGGGATGTCGCGGATAAATTGAAGTACTCCAAACCTGCTTTGCTTCATTCCAGATTCTTTCCAGCTTTGCAAGGTTCCACGACCAAAATGTCAGCCTCTGATGATACCACTGCCATTTTCATGACCGATACACCAAagcaaattcaaaagaaaattaacaAGTACGCATTCAGCGGTGGTCAAGTGTCCGCCGACCTACATAGAGAATTAGGTGGTAATCCCGATGTCGATGTTGCATACCAATACTTgtcatttttcaaggatGACGATGTTTTCTTGAAGGAATGCTATGACAAATATAAGTCCGGTGAATTACTATCAGGTGAAATGAAGAAACTGTGTATCGAGACTCTGCAAGAATTCGTTAAGGCGTTCCAGGAACGCAGAGCTCAGGTGGACGAAGAGACCTTGGACAAATTCATGGTCCCACATAAGTTGGTTTGGGGCGAAAAGGAAAGACTTGTCGCACCTAAGCCAAAAACTaagcaagaaaagaagtaa